The genome window GCCTCATAAACTGTTAATTACGTTAATTGCAGAAAGAAAATGAATGGCAGCGGTTTCACTTCTGAGTCTTGCCTCACCGAGGCTCACCGTTGCAAATCCATTGCCACGTGCAAGCCCGATTTCTTCATCCGTAAAATCTCCTTCAGGACCAATGACAAAAACCAGGGGATTATTTTTCCTGTAAATATTACCTAATATTTCAGATGAATCTGCTCCACACCAGGCAATTAATTTTTGATAATCAACAGCTTGAGTTTTATATAAGAATTCTTTCAGCTTTTCAGGTGGATTAAGTTTGGGAAGATATGCCCGGAATGATTGCTTGATGGCACTGATGATGATTTTTTCGAGACGCTGAAAATTGACTTTCGTTCTTTCAGTTCTGGCTGATTCAATCAGGCTTATCTCACTGATGCCCAGTTCAGTCAGTTTTTCAATTGTCCACTCAAGATTTTCTCTTGTTTTGAGCAGACATACAGCTGCATGTATAAAAACTTTTGATGGAGGATTTTTTTTAACTTCCTGAATATCAATAATAGCTGATTTGTTGCGTTCTCCGGCAAGTTTTCCTTTAACAATTAAGCCTTTTCCATTGGTAATGAAAAGTGTATGACCTGTCGCGGCACGAAGCACCTTGAGCAAGTGATAGCTTTCTTCTTCACAAAGCTCAAATGTGGAGACAGCATCGGAGATTTTTTGGTCGTAAAAAAGAATTTCGTTCATAAGTAAAAAAAGAAACCCTGCAGCAAAGATACTGCAGGGTTTCAAACTGTGCCCAGGAGGAGACTCGAACTCCTACACCCGAACGGGCACCACCCCCTCAAAGTGGCGTGTCTACCAATTTCACCACCTGGGCAAAAAATCTTGTGATCCCGGAAGGATTCGAACCTTCGACCCAC of Sphingobacteriales bacterium contains these proteins:
- a CDS encoding 16S rRNA (uracil(1498)-N(3))-methyltransferase, coding for MNEILFYDQKISDAVSTFELCEEESYHLLKVLRAATGHTLFITNGKGLIVKGKLAGERNKSAIIDIQEVKKNPPSKVFIHAAVCLLKTRENLEWTIEKLTELGISEISLIESARTERTKVNFQRLEKIIISAIKQSFRAYLPKLNPPEKLKEFLYKTQAVDYQKLIAWCGADSSEILGNIYRKNNPLVFVIGPEGDFTDEEIGLARGNGFATVSLGEARLRSETAAIHFLSAINVINSL